One window of the Cryomorphaceae bacterium 1068 genome contains the following:
- a CDS encoding energy transducer TonB codes for MRTLKLVLASFAFAFSLSIFAQDTEMAMITEFELTETSAESILSKEISMAKRNKTTKSARFRANAGYTNVGGYLSKHLQFPDEARVLGVSGEVKLAFDILPDGSIANMEVLESPLDLFSEELISVMQSMPDWSPAFRDGLPVESRQEIHVNFRLP; via the coding sequence ATGAGAACCTTAAAACTAGTACTCGCTTCATTTGCCTTCGCTTTCAGCCTTTCCATCTTTGCTCAGGATACCGAGATGGCGATGATTACAGAATTTGAGCTTACAGAGACTTCTGCCGAAAGTATTTTGTCGAAAGAGATCTCGATGGCTAAGAGAAACAAAACAACCAAAAGTGCCCGCTTCAGAGCCAATGCCGGTTATACCAACGTGGGAGGCTACTTGAGCAAGCACCTTCAATTTCCCGATGAAGCCCGCGTTCTAGGCGTAAGCGGAGAAGTAAAACTGGCTTTCGACATTTTACCCGATGGGTCCATTGCCAATATGGAAGTATTGGAGTCTCCGCTCGATCTTTTCAGCGAAGAATTGATCTCGGTTATGCAATCCATGCCCGATTGGAGCCCCGCCTTTCGCGATGGTCTTCCCGTTGAGTCGCGTCAGGAGATACACGTCAATTTCAGATTGCCGTAA
- a CDS encoding T9SS type A sorting domain-containing protein → MKQHILLFTAIILTTSQLLAQNINLDLDLVGHYTFSNSGADSSGNNNLAFITGCEFTEDRLGSPQSALRFSGPGDYVLFPEMIQLYNPEWSYALWFKPEELASEKSDMFLLSYLNISTFDDVHLFLDDQNDQFSTYIESGSVKYTTGVTAVIDQWYHLTISYASDDSIKIYVDGELLIAQRENFSSLGDASIVLASIINNSTSLKGRIFGVVDDVRFYSREITPTEVEVLADFDSEIEEEEEEEIDDITESDSTFFSISPTFALNQDILIRSSETITELELYDASGKLISRSTEGGTTHRIGTKPLSQGMYIIVARMMGNIRSEKVMVVK, encoded by the coding sequence ATGAAACAGCATATTCTACTTTTTACAGCGATCATTTTAACGACTAGTCAATTGCTCGCACAGAATATCAATCTTGACTTAGACTTGGTGGGCCATTATACTTTTTCGAATAGTGGAGCTGATTCAAGCGGCAATAACAATTTAGCCTTTATAACCGGGTGTGAGTTCACAGAAGACCGATTAGGATCACCTCAGTCGGCTCTGCGTTTTTCAGGGCCCGGGGACTATGTGTTGTTTCCTGAAATGATTCAACTCTATAATCCGGAATGGTCCTACGCCCTTTGGTTCAAACCTGAAGAGCTGGCATCAGAAAAGTCAGACATGTTTCTGCTCTCGTATTTGAATATCAGTACGTTTGATGATGTTCATCTTTTTCTTGATGATCAAAATGATCAGTTCTCGACCTATATTGAAAGCGGAAGCGTAAAATACACCACGGGAGTTACGGCCGTCATTGATCAATGGTACCACCTCACCATTTCTTATGCCTCCGACGATTCGATTAAAATATATGTTGATGGAGAACTTCTGATTGCTCAGAGGGAAAACTTCTCCTCGCTGGGTGACGCATCCATCGTATTGGCGTCCATAATCAATAATTCAACTAGCCTCAAAGGAAGAATTTTTGGAGTGGTTGATGACGTGCGCTTCTACTCCAGAGAAATTACTCCAACGGAAGTAGAAGTATTGGCTGATTTTGATTCTGAAATTGAAGAGGAAGAGGAAGAGGAAATTGATGATATTACGGAAAGTGACTCCACTTTTTTCTCGATCAGTCCCACCTTTGCTTTGAATCAAGATATATTGATTCGTAGCAGCGAAACGATCACTGAATTGGAACTGTATGATGCATCGGGAAAACTCATCAGTCGATCCACGGAAGGTGGCACGACTCATCGAATAGGCACAAAACCGCTCAGCCAAGGTATGTATATCATTGTAGCACGAATGATGGGAAATATACGATCTGAAAAAGTGATGGTGGTGAAGTAA
- a CDS encoding histidine kinase, with protein MEETNLINYIVITASAVVFLVAVVLLDVILLMRKRKLIAQQEIELREKQIDELIMKKEVENVNALLKGQNSERRRISQELHDRLGGILFTAKLYNSNMEKKISALKTEQEEGFGKLKRLLDQAVKEVRRISHDLYEGSVATFGYAVAAHQLIAAIEEANGIKITLAVSREMDEQSEDIQQELYALTQEMLSNTLKHAKATKVKIEIDINAEIIFRYSDNGIGFDPKAAYEGIGLKNLRNRVEKLNGTIRLESDGKTGTSYLVALPLAK; from the coding sequence ATGGAAGAAACGAATTTGATCAACTACATCGTCATTACTGCTTCTGCCGTGGTATTCCTCGTTGCCGTGGTATTGTTGGACGTCATCCTCCTGATGCGCAAGCGTAAGCTCATTGCCCAACAAGAAATCGAACTCCGAGAAAAACAGATCGATGAACTCATCATGAAAAAAGAAGTGGAAAACGTAAACGCCCTGCTGAAAGGTCAGAACTCCGAGCGAAGACGCATATCTCAAGAGCTACACGACCGACTCGGCGGAATACTCTTTACTGCCAAACTCTACAACAGCAATATGGAGAAGAAAATTTCAGCGCTCAAGACAGAGCAGGAGGAGGGGTTTGGCAAGCTAAAACGACTATTAGATCAGGCGGTAAAAGAAGTACGCCGCATCTCGCACGACCTCTATGAGGGTTCAGTAGCTACCTTTGGTTATGCAGTAGCTGCTCACCAGCTTATTGCCGCCATAGAAGAGGCCAATGGCATTAAAATAACTCTGGCAGTTTCAAGAGAAATGGACGAACAAAGCGAGGACATCCAACAAGAACTGTATGCCCTCACCCAAGAAATGCTAAGCAACACGCTGAAGCACGCCAAGGCGACCAAGGTGAAAATTGAAATAGACATCAATGCCGAAATCATCTTCCGCTACAGCGATAACGGGATTGGCTTCGACCCAAAAGCAGCATATGAAGGCATCGGCCTCAAGAACCTTCGAAACAGAGTAGAAAAATTGAACGGAACAATTCGCTTGGAAAGTGATGGGAAAACAGGAACTTCTTATCTTGTAGCCCTACCCCTAGCCAAATGA
- a CDS encoding carboxypeptidase → MKKSLFTALLLFFAVATFAQEKKEEKPEKKEIPNGEIFTSTQSVTIDGKTISLSTETGTVQLRDENDVPIALFGFTHYKKANSSENRPIVFAFNGGPLSASFWLHFGVLGPKRVEINDPDYTKPAPYKTVNNEYSILDKADLVMIDPIGVGFSKPVGEAKWEDFWGVDQDIRSIGLFIEQFIIRAEKYNAPKYLLGESYGTFRNAGLVKHLQDKGIAMNGVIMVSAVFELHHLLFGPGDDMAYLVHFPAYASTAWYHDKVKDKGENLEAFLQEVRSFTEDEYAPALLKGDQLTEVEKGEMAQKLADYSGLSTDYWLNADLRVTNREYFQELLRTEGRTVGRLDSRFTGINEDLLAQTALTDPQSDAIAPPYISAFKDYLYNDLGVRKDLSYTTSAGSREGFKWDWNHKGNMIWNMQAVVSTLPDMTSAMKQNPNLKILILNGYFDLATVFYGVEYSINHMGLDAELKKNIIMKYYEAGHMMYTHKPSMEKFKMDVDAFIDQTSK, encoded by the coding sequence ATGAAGAAATCTTTGTTTACCGCTCTGCTTCTCTTTTTTGCAGTGGCCACCTTTGCCCAAGAGAAAAAAGAAGAAAAACCCGAAAAAAAGGAAATTCCTAATGGGGAGATTTTTACGTCCACACAGTCGGTTACGATTGATGGTAAGACTATATCGCTGTCTACAGAAACGGGTACGGTGCAATTGCGCGATGAAAATGATGTGCCCATCGCCTTGTTTGGTTTTACCCATTACAAGAAGGCCAACTCAAGCGAAAACAGGCCGATCGTATTTGCATTCAACGGCGGACCGCTATCGGCTTCTTTCTGGTTGCACTTCGGTGTATTAGGTCCAAAGCGCGTCGAGATCAATGATCCCGATTACACCAAACCCGCTCCGTATAAAACGGTGAACAATGAGTACTCCATTCTCGATAAGGCCGACTTGGTGATGATCGATCCCATAGGTGTTGGATTTAGCAAGCCCGTCGGCGAAGCGAAATGGGAAGACTTTTGGGGCGTAGATCAGGACATCAGAAGCATTGGCCTCTTTATCGAACAGTTTATCATTCGAGCGGAGAAATACAATGCGCCCAAGTATCTGCTCGGTGAGAGCTACGGCACCTTCAGAAATGCGGGGTTGGTAAAGCACCTACAAGACAAAGGCATCGCCATGAACGGGGTCATTATGGTTTCTGCCGTATTTGAGTTGCATCACTTGCTCTTTGGCCCCGGTGATGATATGGCCTACTTGGTTCACTTCCCCGCTTATGCTTCTACCGCTTGGTATCACGACAAGGTGAAGGATAAGGGCGAGAATCTGGAAGCATTCCTCCAAGAGGTGAGGAGCTTTACAGAAGATGAGTATGCACCCGCCTTGCTCAAAGGAGATCAATTGACCGAGGTCGAGAAAGGGGAGATGGCGCAGAAACTTGCTGACTATTCGGGGTTGAGCACGGACTATTGGCTGAACGCCGATTTGCGTGTAACGAATAGAGAGTACTTTCAGGAATTGCTGCGCACGGAGGGACGAACGGTTGGGAGACTGGATTCCCGTTTTACCGGTATCAACGAAGACCTATTGGCGCAAACGGCGCTTACCGATCCGCAGAGCGATGCCATTGCGCCTCCTTATATCTCGGCCTTTAAGGACTATTTGTACAATGACTTGGGTGTGAGAAAAGACCTGAGCTATACCACTAGTGCGGGATCGCGAGAGGGGTTTAAATGGGACTGGAACCACAAAGGGAATATGATTTGGAACATGCAAGCAGTCGTAAGCACGCTTCCCGATATGACTTCGGCCATGAAGCAAAATCCGAACTTGAAGATTCTCATCCTAAACGGATACTTCGATCTCGCGACCGTATTTTACGGAGTGGAGTATTCCATCAATCACATGGGCCTCGATGCCGAATTGAAGAAGAACATCATCATGAAATACTACGAAGCCGGTCATATGATGTACACGCATAAACCATCCATGGAGAAGTTTAAGATGGATGTGGATGCGTTTATTGATCAGACGTCGAAGTGA
- a CDS encoding T9SS type A sorting domain-containing protein → MDLKVYPNPLSTRTTIETTTELRDARIIVANSPGQIVKDISRVNSSTLTFDRHGSPSGMYFVRLIQENRVVASTNVLITDRHKLSDP, encoded by the coding sequence ATGGATTTGAAGGTTTATCCAAATCCCCTCTCTACCAGGACTACCATTGAAACAACGACTGAGCTGAGAGATGCCCGAATAATTGTAGCTAATTCACCGGGCCAAATTGTGAAAGATATTTCAAGAGTAAATTCAAGCACTCTCACCTTCGATCGTCACGGCTCACCGAGCGGGATGTATTTCGTGCGATTGATTCAGGAGAATCGGGTAGTTGCTTCTACCAATGTGCTGATCACGGACCGACACAAATTGAGTGACCCGTGA
- a CDS encoding response regulator transcription factor, with product MNITVNLVDDHKVVTEGLSFILSGEEDIEVMDIARSGASALSQLTLRQPDVVIMDYSLDGDNEVNGLNVARKILDDYPSIKVMMLTMHNKPEVIVSCISDGVHGYMLKSEEDSDFASAIRQLHLQGHYFSPSVAKYLALNLRKHDEESISLTEREQEVLECLYKGASTKEIAEALFISHHTVDSHRKNLIQKFEAKNSLHLIYLALQKGILKV from the coding sequence ATGAACATAACCGTTAACCTCGTAGACGACCACAAAGTAGTAACCGAAGGCCTTTCATTTATCCTCAGCGGAGAAGAAGACATCGAAGTGATGGACATCGCCCGATCAGGTGCTTCTGCCCTATCGCAATTGACCCTTAGGCAACCCGATGTAGTGATCATGGACTATAGCCTGGACGGCGATAATGAAGTAAACGGACTGAATGTAGCCCGAAAAATCTTGGACGATTACCCTTCTATAAAAGTCATGATGCTCACCATGCACAATAAGCCAGAGGTGATTGTCTCGTGCATCTCTGACGGGGTGCACGGTTATATGCTCAAGAGTGAAGAAGATTCTGACTTTGCATCAGCCATTCGTCAGCTCCACCTCCAAGGACATTACTTCAGCCCATCGGTGGCCAAGTACCTTGCGCTCAATCTCAGGAAGCACGATGAAGAGAGCATCAGCTTGACCGAGCGCGAACAGGAAGTGCTCGAGTGCCTTTACAAAGGCGCAAGCACCAAAGAGATCGCTGAAGCACTCTTTATCTCTCACCATACCGTAGACAGTCACCGCAAAAACCTCATCCAAAAGTTCGAAGCCAAAAACAGCCTGCACTTGATCTACTTAGCGCTACAGAAAGGGATTTTGAAAGTTTGA